DNA sequence from the Salvia hispanica cultivar TCC Black 2014 unplaced genomic scaffold, UniMelb_Shisp_WGS_1.0 HiC_scaffold_1365, whole genome shotgun sequence genome:
ggtgcctccaaatcttttaGGGCATGCACTACCATGCCTAACTTTCTAAATCGTGGGTGGGAGCCAGTTGAACTCGTGCTTGGTTTTCAATTGTCGTGGCGCGTAGGCGATCACCTTGTTGTTACGCATCAACACGCATCCTAATCCGACCTTCGCGAGCGTCGGTGTAAACTACGTAGTTCACTCCAGGCTCTGGCACAGCTAACAACTGGGTGCGGTGGTAAGTTTCTCCTTCCAAGAGTTGAAAGCTAAGCTTCACGCTCCGAGCATCCAGTTCACCTTAATTCGCGCTTTCTTGAGTTCTGCTAGGTCATCGGTCTCGGCTTATCTTGGAGAAGAACCCTTCTATGAACCTTCTGTAGTATCCTGCCAAACCCAGGAAACTCCGAATCTCGTTCGGTATCGAAGGAGACTTCCATTGTTGCACCGCCTCAACCTTGGCGAGGGTCCACTCGGATTCCTTCTGCACGACACGATGTGTCCTAAAAAGTTCACCTCCTTCAGCCTCGAATTCACACTTCTTGAATTTGGCGTACAACTTCTCTTTCCTTAACGTCTCCAGCGCGATTCGTAGGTGCTCCGCGTGCTCCTCCTCGTCCTTCGAGTGGACTAAGATATCATCTATGAACACTAACACGAACGTATCTAGGTACGGGTGGAAAACTCGGTTCATCAATTCCATGAATACGGCTGGGGCGTTGGTCAGTCCAAACGGCATCACGACGAACTCATAGTGACCATATCTGGTACGGAATGCGGTCTTAGGTATATCCTCCTTTCGCACTTTCAACTGGTGGTATCCTGACTTCAGATCCATCTTGGAAAACACTCCGGCTCCTCGGAGTTGATCGAACAGGTCGTCTATCCTCGGCAATGGGTACTTGTTCTTGTGggtcaattttttcaactctctatagtcgatacacattctCATTGACCCGTCTTTCTTCTTAACGAAGAGCACCGGTGCGCCCCATGGCGAAACACTGGGCCTAACGAAACCTAAATCCATGAGCTTTTGTAGCTGTATCTTTAGTTCCTCCAATTCCTTAGGCGCCATTCGGTACGGTGCCTTGGATATGGGTGCGGCTCCAGGTTCAAGGTTGATCGTAAATTCTAACTGCCTATCTGGCGGCGGTCCAGGTAATACCTCGGGGAAAAAGATTGGAAAATCTCGTACGACAGCGACGTCTTCGAGCCTCCTTTCCTCCTTCTCTTCTCCGTGGAGATAGACAAGGTAGGTTGGGCGTCCTTTCCTTAACATGGCGGTGTCTTGTAACGCGGAGACTATGGCGGTTCGTCGGTTCATCGAGATCCCGTGGTACACGATGGGTTCCGTACCCGGAGCTTGTAGGGTTATTAGCATCTCCTTACAGCGAATCGTCGCAAAGTTCGCGGTTAACCAGTCCATTCCTAAGATTACGTCGACATCTCTCATCGCCATAACTCGCAGATTGTGAGCAACTAACTTAAGTTCTCCTAGTACGATTTCTATGTTCAAGCAAAATCGGGAAATCTCTACTATCCCTCCTACTGGTGAGGACACCATCATCCTATGTTCGGACTTCCTAGTAGGCAAGCTTAAGGTATGCACACACAACTCAGATATGAAAGAATGAGATGCACCCGtgtcaaacaaaacaacaataggGGTATTGAGGATTTCACCTATACCTGCTAAATTTCCACCCTCGGGATTTCCTTGCTCAATCCTGGGCTGCTTCTGACTTATAGCGTACGCTCTAGCCGGGGTGGGAAGTCTTGGGCGGTCAGGCTGCTACAGCCGCTGTGGTTGATCCCGGTTCGCTACCGAGCCCGTTGGTGGCGCTCTCGGTTGCTGACAAAAACCTTGATTATTCTGCCTCGACGCGGTTCTCGCATTCCTACTCGGACATTCCCTAGAGAAATGACCGTTAACTCCGCAGTTGAAGCACCTAGTCGGGTTTGGCACTCTACACTCCCCAAAATGGTACTTGGCGCAAACGTTACATTGGGGTGGCCTAGCCCGGGGGTCACTCCTTGGGTTGAACGAAGTCTGCCCTTCTCCGTACGGCGGTCGGTTCTGGGTGGGGCGGTATCGCTTACTATCGTAGTGGGTCCTATTCTCGTCTCATCTCCTCTTATCGTGGTTAGGGCGTGACCGGGGTAGTGCCAACGTAGTGTTCCCCGCGCTTTTCTCCTTTGGCATTGCTGCCTCAACGTCCAATGCGAGGGCTAGCGCCTCGGCGTACGTAAGGGTTCCACGAACTGCCAAAGCCATTCTAATCTCGTGCCTAAGTCCCTCACAAAACTTATCGGCCAGCTTCTTGTCAGTATCCGTCTGTTCTGGCGCAAGACGGGTCATGTCACAAAGCGCGCAGTCGTATTCGGTCACGGACAGACGTCCCTGAGTGAGGTTGTGGAACTCGGCTGCCTTTGCCTTGCGGTAGCTCTTAGGTATGTACTTGTCGTACACCTCGGTCTTGAAGTCTTCCCACGTCATCTCGTCCACACGATCCTGAGACATGGTCTTCAGCTTGGTGTCCCACCAAAAGTCGGCGGATCCGGTCAGTTGATGCGTCACGCAGATCATCTTCTCCACATCGTTGCACACTAAGGTTCTGAAGATATGTTCCAGCGCGCGTACCCAAGTTTCGGCTTTTGCAGGTTCACCCATTCCGTCGAAGGTAGGAGGCTTTTGGTTTAGGAATAGCTTTACGACTTCCCTATCTACTCGTGGGGGTGGTGGTGGCGACGGCGGACTCGGTTGCGTCACACTTTCTTCCACCGAAGACTGGGAGGTAGGTCCCTCGTTCCTCACGTTGCATCTAGGCGGCATTCTGATTCATTTTCACTCGAGTTGTTAGCGCACTTAtttaaacccaaaaaaaatagcgATGGGGTActttgaaagaaaaattttaaCTCGTTCAACAAGTAGGGTCCAAGGAAAGACCACACAATAGCAGTTGTAGGAAACACAGTTGCGTACGAGAAAGCATAAAGTCGCACCACAAGGTGGAAAAACACTTGGGAGAAAAATAGAACGAACAGGCATATTCGCGCAAtagggataaaaaaaaaagtgaagacGGCTCGTTGCAAGATGATAAAAAGTGCGAATTCCCcataaaatcttaaaaacGGTCTCAAAAGGTCTTGGTACAACGAATGAAAAGGAGCAAAACAATTGCGAAAGAAAACGACAACGTAAATAGCGGTTCTAGGATTCAAAAACATGGGGAAAAGAAAACGAAATCGCTATTCGAGCAATAGACATTTCTGCCCTCGTCCTCTTCGGGTTCTTCCGACTCTTCGACACTCTCCGCGTTCGAACTCTCTCCTTTCTCGAACGGTCCCATATCCTCGTCTTCCTTCTCATCGCTTAGGGGCGAAGGAATCGAGGTAAGCATCTCTTCGGCCTCTCTTATGATCCTTCGAGGGGCCGAAACGCGCATCCTAAGGGTCCTTCTATGGGGAACGCGGGCAACGTGCGGCTCTTCATCATCGCGATACTTCATTCGACGCGCGGCTCCTGGCGAGTACCTTTGCGTTGGCGGATGTAGTGGAGGTCCGTCAACGGCGGTAGACATGGCCGGAAGTAAGACTTCCATTAGGCCGACGAAGTCTCCTCGAGGTGTATACTTGGGTGGGCTAAACCAGGTATAGGATACGGAGGCTTGAGCGGTCCACTCGCTCCAAGGGGAAGGTAGCATATGGATAAGTCGCATGATTCCCTCGTGATGGGTAGTTCCATACGCGTAAGCGTCCAGCCAGTGGTCGTAGAAATCGGTGACGAAGTTCAGAAGGAAGTGCTGTCCGTCCCATTCCAGCTCTCTATAACGTTCTACCGGAAAGTTCCTATTCTTGGCGTAACGGCGACACATAAGGGCGTGATAGGGTTGGACCATCTACATAGAGGGGAAAAAGGAACAAGTCAGCACCGCCACAAAGGGTAAAAGAATAACAAGCGTGTATGGTTCCAAGTGGTGCTGCGAAAAAGGATGGACATGCGTAAAAGCAAAAGATGGCAGTACGAAGGTAATATCGTCGGACGTTCGCGTTCCTAGAGCATCTATTCACGCATTTTCCTCTCACGATTCGTCGAGTTCCAAGTACACTAACGGCCTTATACTAGTCGTTCCACGTTTCTATTGTTGGTACAAGCGTTGTGATCGTATAGCTAAAGCATACTAGGTTCAAAAGTCCAAGTCTAAGCATCGCAACATTTCAACATAATCTCACGTAATCACATTCGCATTCCACAATTTTCACAAGTTCTCATACACATTCGACAGATCATCATTCGGGAAGCATCGCTTCACCTTCGCAATATTTCAAACACATATGGCATGCTTTTCACAAAAAAAGTCACTTTCCACCAAGAGCACAATGTTTCAATCATAGCGATATTCTGTACCTCTTTCTTTGTGGTTGAACGAGACGAGTTGCGGTGTTGAGCCTTCCATATTCAGTTCATTAACAAAAGACTACGAAAACAACTCATTTTgaaaagactcttgggtccagagcggaaagaactgaggctctgataccaactgtaacagcccgccctcctagggtacaataaatgcggcgactgctaccaaaTGGACTCGAAGAAATGAACAAAGGCTTGGGTTTTATTTAAAGAGTGTTGACTAAAAGATTAGAAAGAACTATCAGAGCATTTAAAGCAACAGCTTAACCTAGAAGCTTGAATAAGAGAAAGGAAGGTATAATAAATGACGTTCAAAAATCTCAAGAGTATGACatagtttccaagataaaaaccaCAAGATAGTCTAAAGCCTCTAAACCGAAAGGCGAGTGCAAAATACTCAAAGATACCAAAGTGTTTCAAAAAgaattcagcggaaaacgaccagtagaaacgaagaagatgaatataaaatacctTAGGagaaaaacgatcggtagGAATTAAGTATTAGACTTGGGtcttcaaaaattttggatcaaacttcaattcttctcaaaggtTGAAGGATTAatgaagaaaagtagaagaaaattgagagaaaatgGAAGATGAGAGGGGGCGAAAATATGGGGTAGGGGGCGAAAATTATGTgatggctagggttaggtttttatagagttcaataaaatctttaggtaaataaatagaatatttggtaagatctcattctccacaaataagtaaataaatattatgaagtagggaagaagaattaacaaaaatagatcctaGGGCAAAAATCCcttagttttcaaaaattaggCTTCTAAAATAGCCAAGAccttgttttggtatattttacgaagtagaataaaatatcacggagcaaaataaaaataagaattctctCCTTTGGGgattgaaaaaaatgcatcccccatgccttttaaataaggcatggatttttaatattaactaaaataagataaggcaagatctctcgaggtatggaaagatttggtagaatatttaaattctaggtatggaaggaaatcaaataagggattaactaaaataaaaaaactctttccttcccacaataggtgattttcgaaaatcactaagGCACaagggggctcgatttttcttcttaaaaataagaaaataattgggtcttggatttaatttggataaatatcccaagaattaaattaaatccggaaaaatagaattcctccTCCAAAAGGCCAAGGGGTCGAGAATCACAAGAATTGGGTggcaagtatttatggaaattttctctaatattctcactcaccctttaacaaataatttaccacataatttaataaatcacatgccacatcatataatcaacaagtttgacttttcaaacttccaacgcAAACCCTAGACTCGACTCGGCCATAGCAACTCATGCGATAAATGCATTCACGACTCCACGTCTTCATTattaaattctagggctctaaaattagagTTCGGAAATTCGAGATGTTACACATACAATCGACTTAAGGCTTGGATTCTCAGTTAATTCAAAGATTCAATTAGTTggaattaattacttaatggtttaattaaacaaatcgACAAGCCTTATTACTTGGATAAATTATTCACGAGATTAATTTCTTGAGTTTCATAACTAAATCCGAAGAATGAATCTTGGACACCTCTTTgtaaacatttaaaataaaaaagacccATActctcaaaatcaaataaaaagagGCCCAAAacttcttccttcttcttaACAAAATAGACCCAActgaattatttaaacaaaacaaagtgGCCCAAAAGAGAGCCCAAATCCACAAAATTATATTGTACTTTAACACACACAAATCAGATCCAGCTCTCGGCCGCCGGCGTGCGACCTCGTCTGCGCCACTAAACCGCCGTCTCCGGTCACCAACTTCAGGTACTGTTGTTCCCTTTTAACAATTGTGCTTTAATAGATCattatagttttttatttgatcatttCATGTCACcatcattatttatcatatttcacaTGACATGATAAGAGGCACTCCAACCGTTTGCCGAAATGCCCGACAAAGTCTGGTGTAGTCGAATTCCGTATTTTCCaataatatttactttttctaagATATCTTGCTCCATATTTTTCTGAATTGTgatttcatcttctttcaGCTCTGTCAAATTCACCCTCACATTCAATCATGGCAACAAAAACTCATGCTGATAATTCTCAAGAAGAAATTCTGTCAGCCATAAAAAGTTTAAGGTTGGAACTTCACAACAACAGAGAAGAGTATCTTGCCTTATCAGACCGGGCGGATCGGCTGTTTTCGGCATTGGAGGCCAAGGTAGACGGAGACGCAATTTTTGCCAAACTTCAGAGGCCAACAACAGAGAAGAAGGCCAAACTTCGGATCGATCCTCCAAAATTCAACGGAGACGACCCATCAGACTGGATTTACAAGGTGCAGTCCTATTTTGACTATTTCGAAACGTCGGAAAAGGATCGTCTACGCTTAGTTGGACTACTGTTTGAACACCGGGCGTCCAATTGGCTCCTTCACCAACACGATAACAATTTGCTGACAACATGGCCTGAATTCTTGGAGGCCGTGACACAGAGATTCGACCCTCCCCGAGCGTTGAAAGTGACAGGTACGATTTCAGGGGTGTATGTCCAAACCTTAATATGTGGCAGCAGTACACATAACTTCATCCAGCCCGGTACTGTCAAGAAATTTAGGATGTTGGTTATGCCAACCAATCCTTTCCGTGTTTCTGTGGGCAATGAGTCGACATTTctatgtaaagaaaagtgttACTACGCCAAGTTATCACTCGGAGGGGATGagtttgttgttgatttatttgtgcTCCCCATTACTGGTCCTGAAGTGGTCTTAGGAGCTCCGTGGCTGAAGAGTTTGGGTGAGATTTACCGAAGCTACGACGACCAGGCGATGGAATTTAAGCATAAAGATAAGCTGGTTACATTACGCGGAGTTTGGGAGGACGGACGGAAAATTTTCTACAATGCAATGAAGGAGTAGGAATGTTTCTAAATCAACTATGGAAGAAGACATTAGTATCTGTCATAGTTGATTTATTCTTCCATTTGTTATCTTTATTTGAGATTGTCTTTTCAGTAACTAATCATtggtttgttattttattccaaGTAAGTTAGGATTTCGTttttagtatttgttttaGAGTTATTGAAGTTTGGATTAATCTTGATGTATTATCTACTTATGGATCATATAATTATACGTAttattatggagtattaagtGTGCATGTGCATTTACTTCTCTAGtcctataaataaattagattaattcttcattctgattttaatcaaatattatCCACATATGGTAATGCAAAAATAtctagaaaaattaaaacaaatcttaacaaattgaggaaaataaatcaaatcctaatGAATATTGAACACAAATCAAATCCcaacaaaaaatcataaaatacagTTAATTAGCTTACTTTCACAATATATAGagtaaaaatgaatcaaacttttgaatattgaacacaaatcaaatcctaacaaataatcataaaatatagttaaataGCTTACTTTCACAATATATAGagtaaaaatgaatcaatttttcttgatatcTTCAAATATACTGAAATAAGTAatctactaaaaatatattctcaGTAAccaaatttttcaataatattactccatatttttctaAACCCTATCTTCAGCTAGATCCCCCAAAATTCAACGGAGACGACCCATGGTGATGGACttttgtcacgaccgcactttctaaggatagaaagtTCGGTTGAACTAGTTATGTCAAGCCACTCCTGAGTGAACTCGGGGTTTAACTTAAAACATCCGAGAACACtaaaacgtttttcttttcctttgccAAAAGCGATCTGTCGATCTATTTTCCTGGAACATATGCCGTATCTGAACTAACTCCTGGTGATTCGGAATGTATGGGCTCGTCCCACTTACAAACCCGAATTCAACTAACTCCTGGTGAACCGGAATGTAtgtgtgacatccctaacccgaaacatgcattattttgcatatcaTCATATAATATTGTCA
Encoded proteins:
- the LOC125198323 gene encoding uncharacterized protein LOC125198323 translates to MATKTHADNSQEEILSAIKSLRLELHNNREEYLALSDRADRLFSALEAKVDGDAIFAKLQRPTTEKKAKLRIDPPKFNGDDPSDWIYKVQSYFDYFETSEKDRLRLVGLLFEHRASNWLLHQHDNNLLTTWPEFLEAVTQRFDPPRALKVTGTISGVYVQTLICGSSTHNFIQPGTVKKFRMLVMPTNPFRVSVGNESTFLCKEKCYYAKLSLGGDEFVVDLFVLPITGPEVVLGAPWLKSLGEIYRSYDDQAMEFKHKDKLVTLRGVWEDGRKIFYNAMKE